TGTAAAGCGTAGTGAGCCCCAtatgagatgggggtactgcgctatataagcctgcattttatcattatcatcattattactatatatatagagagagacccACCAACCTTGTATCATAAGTGTCAGTGCCTGGATCAAACTTGTAGGTAGGGGGAAACTTTATCTCCATCTCTTCAAAGTCCTCAAAGATCAGTTTCTCTTCGCGACATCGGTTCAActgcaaaagtaaaaaaaaacaaaaacaaaacaagaagtgtAAGAATcaaagaaatgggagagagagagagagagtgggagagagagggagggagggaggaagagagagagagggagagagagacagagagggagagagagagagagtgcatggtgataagtgaagggtgtgtcagcagtttctttgattttttgctgacgggcattttattttattttaagtgagcctaaagaacattttctggttttggttgaagcagataataaagtagtttgaattgaattgaattgagagagaacgctacaccacatctgccaagcagatgcctgaccagcagcgtaacccaacgcacttagtcaggccttgagaaaaaaagaaaaagataaacacataaaaatactactactactactactaatatttataaggtgcaaaatcttgatgaaatcaactctaaacgtgcgcacacacacacacacacaaaagcactaccTGATCATTTTCCAGCAATTTCCTGAGCCCTCCGGACGAGAtggctctctccacctctccccgaGACATGTTGTCTATCCTGAAGTTCAAGTCCCCCATCCAGAACACGTAGCTGTGAACACGCAGATCGGAGCAGTCACATATCATCATCAATCCGCTAAATCACACATCTCTGTAttttggtcaacatatgtgcgagtggagtgatggcctagaggtaatgagtccgcctaggaagtgagagaatctgagcgcgctggttcgaatcacggttcagccgccgatattttctccccctccactagaccttgagtggtggtctggacgctagtcattcggatgagatgataaaccgaggtcccgtgtgcagcatgcacttagcgcacgtaaaagaacccacggcaacaaaagggttgttcctggcaaaattctgcagaaaaatccacatcgataggaaaaacaaataaaaaactgcatgcaggaaaaaaagaaaagaaaaagggtggcgttgtagtgtagcgacgcgctctccccggggagagcagcctgaatttcacacagagaaatctgttgtgataaaaagaaatacaaatacaaatacaaatacaaatatagcgcctctcctcggttggagaccaagctctaagcactttacaaacctGGTGTCATTTCCACCACAGGTTCTGCCTACCTGGGCGGCagaactgactgacagctgccactgggcgctcatcattcgtttcctgtctcatttaactctctccatacgaacggcgaaagagacgacgttaacagcgtttcaccccaattaccaccatcaaaatattgcaagcggaaggctcttatactgaagaggtaatgttgacaaagactaccacaattctgacgacggaagctaaaggttgggtcattcagacacccactggacatctgaggggtctgtgtagaggagaagagaggactggccgtactgagtgagttaatcaggtttcagttatgcacacatacacactcatagtCATACAGATATGTAGCACTTTAGGTGAATGACTGTTTcattcatttaccccgccatgtaggcagccacactctgttttcgggggtgtgcatgctggccaTATTCTTCTTTCCGTGACCCACCAAACACTAAAAttgatttcaggatctttaaggtgTGTATCTGATGTTCTgccgtgcgtatacacaagaaggggggttcaggcacaagcaagtctgcacatatgttgacctgggagattggtgCCATGACCCAGATTCGAAcctggtaccctcagattgaaagtgcaacgctttgaccacttggctattgcaacAGCCAGGCAGTAAGGCAGTCAGTCATgccagactatgaccatcagaacagcagagagggCATCTGCTgtactgactggctggctgggctAGGTTTTGAATGTAGCAGACAGTGTCCACACCCCCAATcttttggccaagagggctttaggacagctgGCGATGGCATGGtgcccaaaggccgactagctcCCATTGAAttagtgcagtcttgcctcctagttcgagagtttttatctttcacaaaagactaagctgtaaaaattGCCATTGCAACGGAAAAACAAGTGACCCAACTGCATTTTTATGTGTACTGTACATACAGAATGTAAAAtaacacaaccatcatcatcattcgcaTAAATCACGCATCATCATCAGATACATTATGCGTGTgttgcgtatgtgcatgtgcatgtgcgtgtgcgtgtgtgagtgagtgcgtgtgcgtatatgatAGACAGCGagagtgtgtgcctgtatgtatgaATAAGCATGTGCACACGTGcgtttatgtatacatatatgtaggtGATCATGTGTAAACATGTGTGAACATGCGTATGTaactatgtgtctgtgtatgcatgtgttcatatgtatgtacatgcatgtgtgaatgtgcaaAAAACGCGTGGGtacgtgtgttcatgcgtgcgggTGACTTACTCGTGGTCCAGAATGTTCTCCACATCAGGGTCCTTGAACTTCTGGTCATCCAGTATACTGTCATAGTCctgcccacagtcacacaactcacTGACTCCACTGAGTTAAGACACTTATGACTgcaaatacagtgtccgtgaggcgTCTGGGTTCTAATCCAGGTCtggccctttcttccaagttggaCTGGGAAATCGACGgacgccatagccgaatggttaaagcgttggactttcgatctgagggtcccgggttcgaatcacggtgacggcgcctggtgggtaaagggtggagatttttacgatctcccaggtcaacaaatgtgcagacctgccagtgcctgaacccccttcgtgtgtatacgcaagcataagatcaaataagatcaaatacgcacgttaaagatcctgtaatccatgtcagcgttcggtgggttatggaaacaaaaacatacccagcatgcacacccccgaaagcggtgtatggctgcctacatggcggggtaaaaacggtcatacacgtaaaaagcccactcgcgtatatacgagtgaacgtgggagttgaagcccatgaacgcagaagaagaagaagaagaaggactgggAAATCCAGCTGAGTctcaagtcatttggatgagatgatagaccaagtcctgtgtgcagcacactctTTTTGGCGTGCTGAAAAAGAACTTCTGGTAAAATacgtgttgccctctggcaaaattccgtgtaagaaatccactctgatgggtgcaCAAATACgtatacatgcactcaaagcctgaccagcgcGTTATGTGAGGCgcctgcccagcagatgtgatgtagcgtgtatggatttgtctgaacgcagtgatgcctcctcgagaaactgaaactgaaattgactcTATATGCACAAGGCCCTAGCACTGAAAAACAAGACTGGAAGGAAATCAGCCAATACATCATGCAACTCTTACAACTCTCAAAACAGTGCTTCAAAAGCAAAGTAACAACTAAATGGAACTGGATTTAAAGAACAGATCAATATATAaaaacatgcatgtgcacacacacacacacacacacacacgcacatgagagGAAAGACAGACGCATAAACGTAATAATCAAAAGGAATCTTTCCTTCTTTTGCATGCATACAGGCacacatgtgctctctctctctctcgctctctctctcactcactcacttgctcactcacacacacacacactcactccacatcAAAACACAAAACCAAGTTCAATCGCACCAACACGCAAACATGCATATAGACAAAAGAATTATAAGAAACCCTTCCTTCTCTTGCatgtatacacaagcacacacatgctttatcacactcttgcacacacacacacacacacacacacacacacacactccacaccaaaacaacacaaaacaaagttcattcaaacctacacacacacacacacacacataaacacaaacaaaataatcataAAAGTTCTGTCCTTCTCTTgcattttcagacacacacatgctttctcacacacaacacactctgtacACAAAACCATTGTGTAACATTcgttgacacaaacacacatgcatacatacaccactcttttttttttcaccttttaaTCACTGCCTGTCTCCATCTAAGTACGACCCGTCTACCTAGCTCCTACCCAATCAATCTCCAtaccccctctctaccccacccTATCTTCCTcccaacaggaggagtttgtattatagtccatgtttggtgttacatatatttaccatgtcaaactgatgcaaactaggcctatcggtttgctctgcttgaccaaattttgcgcggctaacagtgaaaagacgagccgtcttgcacACACCGTTCTTCACCCCGATACTCACCTCAATTCGTTCAGCCACATGCTCTTGATGGGCGGCCAGATGACAGTTGACGATGATGAGGTTGATGCCTAAAATATCCAGCCTTATACTGACTCCGCCTTTGTTGCCCTGgtaaccatgtacacacacacacacacacacacacacggatataatGTACATTCTTTCAGACACAAAAGAAATGCATATGCATCACCATAAACACTCCCccacttcacaacaacaacaataataagactaacaataataattataagaagtacatttatatagcatttTCAAAACTCTCAAAGCTTCTTTACATAACACGTcaatcagacacaaagcacataaaaaaacattcacacacacatgcatgcatgcacacacacacacacacgaacaaagacagtgatgcatacatacatgcacgcaaacacgcatgcaggcatgcgcacacaaaaacacagtgacacacacatacatgcacacagacacacaaacacacacgtacacacacacgcatgcacacacacacacacaaacacacacacacacaagcacacacacacaaacacacacacaaacaaagacagtgatgcatacatgcatgcacgcaaacacgcatgcaggcatgcgcacacaaaaacacagtgacacacacatacatgcacacacacacacacacacacacacacacacacacattctctctcctcttccctcgcATCGCCTCCCCACGTCTCCGACACTCACCCACCAGCCGCCCATGCCTGTCTTGGTGATCTCGGACTCGAAGCTGGTgcagtaggggaggagggggcgcagCACGAACACCAGAGTTATCACCCCTAGCTGCTGCCTGTACTTCACCTGCAGCACATAATCATTaatacttatttctttatttattcattcattcatttatctatctatctatctatctatctatctatctatcatagatcaaagtggattttctctgCAGAATTCTGTCACCACAGGACCatacattattcattcattcatctatctatctatctatctatccatccatctatctatctatcatagatcaaagtggatttttctctacAGAATTCTGTCACCACAGGACCATACTTtcgtactggcagataagtgtcttaaccattctgccaccttcctcctggaaacggAACAAAGTCTGGTTTCATTCTGATAAAGATATAATCATATTTTTCatatggagtgacggcctagaggtaacacgtctgcctaggaagcaagagaatctgagcccgctgatggctcagccgccgatattttctccccctccactagacctttgagtgGCGGTCTTGACGCTAATCAttcggggtcccgtgtgcagcatgtacttagtgcacataaaagaacctatggcaacaaaagggttgttcctggcaaaattctgtagcaaaatccacttcaataggaaaaacaaattaaaaaagaaaatgcacacaggaaaaaatacaaaaaaaaaagggtggcgctgtagtgtagcgacgcgctctccctggggagagtaacctgaatttcacacagagaaatctgttgttattaaaaaaaatacaaatacaaatacaaaaatatctacatacatatcttgagtttctctctctattttttttaatttaatttattttatttttacgttccatttcatcaattcaataattaaacaatttATCTACCTACTTACTTTAATATTCATATTTTACTCCATTTCCCTTTGTTttccatcaaggcctgactaagcggtgagttgggttacgctgctggccaggcaggcatctgcctagcagatgtggtgtggcatatatggacttgtccgaacgcagtgacgcctccttgagcaacacTTACAcagtacgctgctggtcaggcatctgtttagcagatgtgacgtagcatatatatatatagatggacttgtccgaatgcagtgacgcctccttgagcaactgaagtgaactgaactttgacaggcgcaatagccgagtggttaaagcgttggactgtcaatctgagggtccagggttcgaatcacggtgacggcgcctggtgggtaaagggtggggatttttactatctcccaggtcaacatatgtgcagacctgctagtgtctgaacccccttcgtgtgtatatgcaagcagaagatcaaatacgcacgttaaagatcccgtaatccatgtcagcgttcggtgggttatggaaacaagaacaaacccagcatgcacacccccgaaaatggagtatggctgcctacatggcggggtaaaaacggtcatacacgtaaaaacccactcgtgtgcatatgagtgaacgtgggagttgcagcccacgaacgcagaagaagaagaagaagaactgaactTCACTCTCTCTGAGCTTTACTTACCCTGACAAAGTCATAATCTGCCAGTGTCCAAGTAAACATGTCCACCCACTCCTTGCTGTCCGAAGGCTTTGGGCTTACTTCTTGTAAGCTGCAACATAAAAGTGAGGCACTGGTTTTTaatccctaggctgcctatatgacgagataacttgtcatcacaagcatgtacgcttcgctgccacaatgatgagataacttgtcatcgaaatattctgacttttctctggtttgcattcagtttgttgacaaaaatacctGTAggtttagcttggggaatctttctagattctattcattttgtttgttatgcaAAACTAAGACTTCTTGGCCTAATTtgaccagcactgaccactgccCCAAAATAAGCAGTTTGCACTGTGTTAACATCTTTCCATATTATAAGTACTATCTTACTTTTTCACAGGTTTtggccactgaccaccactgaccactcccCACAGCTAAGCACTGAGCACTACTGACATCTTCTGTCCACTGACCATTGATATCCACTGACCAGCACCCAAAGTGTATGTATCATTAATTCAAACAAACGTAGGCTTGGTGGAACATGAACCTGGGAGAATACAGACCTTCCAAAAATTTTGTTGTGGGAacactgacctgggggaacatagacctgagggaacataggcctggggaacaaagacctgggagAATATGGGGAACATAGACCGAGGGGAACACTGACCAGGGGGAACACATATATGCTCCTGGTTTGAAGTGCGCAAGTTATATTACAAGGCTGTACATCCAGAGAAATAGTTTTGTTTTACATCCTCCAGCGTGCTGAGCCTGGATACAATTATTGATGAATTGCGCTGAACAAGaattatccattattatcatcattattcttatcttCACTGCTATCACAATGAGCTCACTTTCAAATGTGATCAAACACTATCAATTAACTTGTTCTTTTCTAATCAACCCCATAACTGGTTACTGTGAAACCATTATTTTCCTACTACCTTCGTTAGCGCTTACGCACAAAAAACATTTCCCAATATCTGTTTAATATCTATGGGTTAATATCGTTTGAAATGTTTCACACAAGGCcaatttaattaattttttttctaattaccTCTATTTCCCTGGAATTATTTTCAAAAAATGCTTCTTTGGTGATTAAAAAAACATACTTGTCACTTGTGAAACATACtacagatgtggagtgatggcctagaggtaacgcgtccgcctaggaagtgagagaatctgagcgcgctggttcgaatcacggttcagccgccgatattttctccccttccactcgacgttgtgtggtggtctgggcgctagtcattcggatgagacaataaaccgaggtcccgtgtgcagcatgcacttagcgcacgtaaaagaacccaaggcaacaaaagggttgttcctggcaaaattctgtagaaaaatccactttgataggaaaaacaaataaaacttcatgcATGAACAagcatggggagagcagcccaaatttcacacagagaaatctgttgtgataaaaagaaatacaaatacaaaatacaaaatactcacCCAATGCCAAACAAGTCAGGCAAAGGTGCCTGGGTGAGACGCAGAGCGTCCTCCATTTGTGCTGGTGGCTTCTTCCCTCCCACGTTCCATGTCAACATGCACAGTCTGCAATGCCGTCACACACATGGAAATGCTTAAATCACCATTTTACACTGTTCTTTACTTACtatccatgttaaaaaaaaatatatatatacagtttcaATGCTGCCACACGCAGTGAAACGCTTAAATTGCTGTGTTACACTGTTCTTACTATCTATGTTAAAATACATACAGTTTCAATGCCGCCACACGCAGTGAAACGCTTAAATCAACATGCTACACTGTTCTTTACTTACTATCGTGTTAAAATATACACTTTCAATGACATCACAAGCAGTGAAATGCTTAAATCACTGCGTTACACTGTTCTTTACTTACTATCcatattaaaatatatataatacagtCTGCAATGCTGTCACAGGCAGTGAAAAACTTAAATCATTGTGTTACACTGTGCTTTACTGTCCATGTTAAAACACACAGTCTGCAATACTGTCACACTCAGCCAAACGCTTtaatgttcgttctttagtttaacgtcttttcactgtaagtgatattagacgagggaaggaaaaaaattgagtgggaggagggaggggggggggggattactgtgtatgcatacgagtaagtgaaagtgtgtgagtgtgtgtgtgtgtgtgtgtgtgtgtgtgtgtgtgtgtgtgtgtgtgtgtgtgtgtgaattattgatttaagttttgtttaaaaaataaacaaaaaatcataacaattttacatatttctaatgaaaaactaacaactataacagcgaaccaactggactgtttaacaaggagttgaaaaagtcatacattagcaatggactgctgaagatcgtcaacactgaagatgatttcagttcagaacAGTGTAGCATGTTGATTTAATCATTGTGTTACAGTGTACTTTACTGTCCATGTTATAACATATTACCATGCTGTCACACACAGATAAATGCTTTAATCACTGCCTTACACTGCACTTTACTGTCCATGTTAAAATATACAGTCTGCAATGctgtcacacacagtggaacattTAAATCGCTGTGTTGGAaaacactgtactatactgtcaaCATTCACATACACAGTCTGCAAAGCtgtcaaacagagacaaacactttAGTTTAATAATTGTGTTTTACTGTATTTCACTGCCAGCATTCCATGTCAACATACaatactgtcacacacagccaaacacttTAATCATTGTGCCCTAACTTGTACCAAAGGtttttgtatcatattgtattgcactgtattgcaatgTGTTAAATTGAACTGCAATGTAAAAAATCTGCAGCAtcatgtttttgtattgtatagtatcatAGACTAATTTGGGTCACATTGTCATTGTGTCATATCATATTGCATCGCAATGTGTagtgctgcattgtgttgattTCTGacgcattgcattgtgttttttctCATCACAACAGCATACAGCTACAGTCTAATACCATAATCATCTTTGTGTGCCACtgatagaatgaatgaattttaaatttcattttctgaagaTAAAAGAGTGAgcaagaattttttttgttttttgtttttgtttttgtttttgcattcagATCTAGAACTTAAGagaaatacttaaaaaaaacaacaacccagaaagagagagagagagacagacagacagacagatagtcagacagacaaacagaaagagagaaacacacacacacacacacacacacacacagactgagagagagatagcacatacacacacaccattacacaacacacacatattcatccacacacacacacacacatatatttaacacATTATAAGTATCAACATGTGAAAAAAATATACAATTTATATCATTTAACATAATGCATGTTTGTAATCATATCTAATCACTAACTGTTCTTATTATGCAAAGTTTGACATTAAAAGACAGTTTGGTACCTGActcctttatcttctttttcttgcttgCTGCCGGAGATCATCAAGCCAGAATCTACGGCTGTTTGATAATCTAAGTCCACAGGACTGGACGGTGATGACCGCAATGAGTAATCACGCTCAGACGACATAGTGGTAAAACACTCAGATGACTGATCCCTGTATCTCCGCTGCACTCTGGTCTCCACTTCAAGTTGTCTGCTGCTTCAatgttcatggaaaaaaaaaaaaaaaaaaatcagtaagaaATAGCAAGAAAACcaaatataattatcattaaatAACAAAGTTTCACCAATTTATGTATTAAATGGCATATATTTATGCAAAGAGTTTGAGTATTAAAACTAACACAAGTAATATATTTCACACAAgttagcacacacaaacattttccaATGTCTGTTCAATATCAAAGCACTGCCGTGGTTTCATAAGTTaccttttaaccccttgactgttgtgacctggtgaaatgagatcagagtGGCCTGAATTACATCAAGTGTAGAAATCACTACTTTCAGTTTTAGTGTACATACAATATCAATGTtgtgtctttggttttgttgACCAAAAAGTAAaccaatcccaagaggaagaattTCAAACAaataatggtgactgacatcctgacctgtaagcgtTGTCTTATCAGTGAGGTTAAAGCTATCTGTGACAATTAAGCCTGCTTGTCAGcagaagtcaaagggttaaaccagaaacactgactgagacagacatgcacataacCACAATCAATCCACTTCACAGTGACAGAAACTGAGAAGGTGCTGCTCTTGATACTGAAGATATGAGCATATAAGGTATGTAATTATGAATATTATTAGTACTGAGAGTCATATAATCAGTTTTTGTTCCTTTTCTAATGTTCATGTTTACAAGCTCTACAATTCATGACTGAATAAACTTGCTTCAGAAGCAAAAACATTAAATCGCTTACCGATTGTTCTGCTTTAGTTTGATTTAATCAATTATGCATTTTATCAACCATATTAATTTTTATGAGGCATCTCAAAATATACTGTCCATAGAGGACAGCTGCTTTATTCCATAACTGAGTCTCCAAACTGAGTAAGCACACATGTGGACGCAGATATTCACATGCATGTAATTACACTtctcagtaccacacacacagacacacaagcatatatgtgagtgcatgcacacaaagacacatgaaaCAACGCTGGTTGGCTGTGTGG
The DNA window shown above is from Babylonia areolata isolate BAREFJ2019XMU chromosome 29, ASM4173473v1, whole genome shotgun sequence and carries:
- the LOC143274959 gene encoding phosphatidylinositol 4,5-bisphosphate 5-phosphatase A-like, with product MISGSKQEKEDKGVRLCMLTWNVGGKKPPAQMEDALRLTQAPLPDLFGIGLQEVSPKPSDSKEWVDMFTWTLADYDFVRVKYRQQLGVITLVFVLRPLLPYCTSFESEITKTGMGGWWGNKGGVSIRLDILGINLIIVNCHLAAHQEHVAERIEDYDSILDDQKFKDPDVENILDHDYVFWMGDLNFRIDNMSRGEVERAISSGGLRKLLENDQLNRCREEKLIFEDFEEMEIKFPPTYKFDPGTDTYDTSSKQRIPAWCDRVLWHYENTDYDGFQLRVDPIEYTSHPKYRLSDHKPVTGMFFFTVFPKPPMNPVQFETQKNWRRDRSTTVRYCVNKHSKTSDSDWIGLYKADFHQFDKYVSYTWAQQGAENNRQGVSVTFSSRSLTVKPGLYCLCYLTRRYSLMGISNNFVII